A region from the Musa acuminata AAA Group cultivar baxijiao chromosome BXJ1-10, Cavendish_Baxijiao_AAA, whole genome shotgun sequence genome encodes:
- the LOC135594795 gene encoding uncharacterized protein LOC135594795 yields MQTSLPPVCRAAAARAPVDWDASGELCMVGHGIFYKPLGDRLHLSAVLKLNYPKTSNISTSLVSGTVESLGPHHIDPISLVAYAQKEYVFTMIPQANHSCSSLPFQEESLSFGPTSVCSHLLRYMTGRTFQLDYGSGCTGSNCGTLSSSFGFSARFLSFDMIQCSENGRLHLYIEFSNSSYLSYDVPMVPKKSMMGEGYWDHVKNRLCLIACHILEGSSQASPSVGDCSIGLSLWFPTVLTLRRKDVVGHMWSNKKKRDPGYFSMVSFHRSGGRMVTIPGLRYNYTLIDSVSGPCKVRSGSTQSSEERYPDGRCSRDMRFSIAVEDAGGRSGWGEANVFSMGDEFCDDYDFVTTSETASFVPAADWVAKNQSVWNVSYAISYYMYSASAEGGEQFGIAAEGIYDAGSGTLCMKGCRSPSLPTKNQTAIDCEILINIQFPPLHSKMGDRISGTINTTRSKQDPLHFDPIKLYSQQIYAAEVTEAIWRMDVEIVMVMISLTLSCICIGLQTFHAKKHRDALPSMSITMLGVLILGYVIPLVLNFEALFANRSRSGFLSLRSGGWLDVHEVIVRILSGLALFLSFHLLQMAWSARSSDENKGHRVAEWTTLKLCLPLYFAGALLTWLISSRHHLQRSEFSRQRYGSRWEDLVPYAGLVLDGFLLPQIVLNVCRNSKDKILTPFFYVGITITRALPHLYDAYRSRSYNRRIDSSYIYASPDGDFYSLVWDVIVPCEGLLFAAAIYLQQRVGGYCLLPQRFRKRVEYEAVSVVAL; encoded by the coding sequence ATGCAGACGAGTCTGCCTCCGGTTTGTCGAGCTGCAGCGGCGAGGGCTCCCGTGGATTGGGACGCCTCCGGTGAGCTTTGTATGGTTGGTCACGGGATCTTCTACAAGCCCTTAGGTGATCGACTTCATCTTTCTGCTGTTTTGAAGCTCAACTACCCCAAGACTTCCAACATCTCTACCAGTCTGGTGAGCGGGACTGTCGAGAGCTTGGGGCCCCACCACATCGATCCCATCTCGCTTGTAGCCTATGCTCAAAAGGAGTATGTTTTCACGATGATCCCCCAAGCCAACCACTCATGCTCCTCTCTTCCATTCCAGGAGGAATCACTAAGTTTCGGGCCTACTTCTGTTTGTAGTCATCTCCTCCGGTATATGACTGGTAGAACATTTCAGCTAGACTACGGCAGTGGCTGCACCGGTAGCAACTGTGGAACTCTAAGTAGTAGCTTTGGGTTCTCCGCTAGATTCTTGTCCTTCGATATGATACAGTGCTCGGAGAACGGCCGGTTGCATCTCTACATCGAATTCTCCAATTCCAGTTATCTTTCATATGATGTCCCGATGGTGCCTAAGAAGTCCATGATGGGTGAAGGCTATTGGGACCATGTTAAGAATCGTCTCTGTCTCATAGCCTGTCACATTCTTGAAGGGAGTTCACAGGCGAGTCCCTCTGTTGGTGATTGCTCGATCGGACTGAGCTTATGGTTCCCAACTGTCCTGACGCTGAGAAGAAAGGACGTGGTCGGTCATATGTGGAGTAACAAGAAGAAGAGAGACCCTGGCTACTTCAGCATGGTCTCGTTCCACCGGTCGGGTGGGCGAATGGTCACGATTCCTGGGCTGAGATATAACTACACCCTAATAGATTCTGTCAGCGGGCCTTGCAAGGTGAGAAGTGGCAGCACACAGTCGAGCGAGGAAAGGTATCCAGATGGAAGATGTTCCCGCGACATGCGGTTCAGTATCGCGGTGGAGGATGCCGGCGGCCGAAGTGGATGGGGGGAAGCTAATGTCTTTTCTATGGGCGACGAGTTTTGTGATGATTATGACTTCGTTACGACGTCGGAGACGGCAAGCTTCGTGCCTGCAGCTGACTGGGTCGCGAAGAATCAAAGTGTTTGGAACGTAAGCTATGCCATAAGCTATTATATGTACTCTGCTTCCGCTGAGGGGGGCGAACAGTTTGGCATCGCTGCTGAGGGGATATACGATGCTGGAAGTGGAACACTCTGCATGAAGGGATGTCGATCTCCGAGTTTGCCCACCAAAAACCAAACAGCAATTGACTGTGAGATCTTAATCAATATCCAGTTTCCCCCTCTCCACTCGAAGATGGGAGATCGTATCAGTGGCACCATCAACACCACAAGGAGTAAGCAGGACCCTCTGCACTTTGACCCtataaagttgtattctcagcaaaTTTACGCAGCAGAAGTAACTGAAGCGATTTGGAGGATGGATGTCGAAATCGTCATGGTCATGATCTCTCTcacgttgtcgtgcatttgcattgGGTTGCAGACCTTCCACGCCAAGAAGCACCGTGACGCCCTGCCTTCCATGTCGATCACCATGCTCGGTGTTCTTATCCTTGGCTACGTGATTCCTCTGGTGCTGAACTTTGAAGCCTTGTTCGCGAACCGCAGTCGGTCTGGCTTTCTAAGTCTGCGGAGCGGTGGGTGGCTCGACGTTCATGAGGTCATCGTGAGGATCTTATCCGGCTTAGCTCTGTTCCTCTCCTTCCACCTGCTTCAAATGGCGTGGTCCGCGAGGTCATCGGACGAGAACAAGGGGCACCGCGTCGCGGAGTGGACGACGCTCAAGCTGTGCTTGCCTCTCTACTTCGCCGGGGCGCTGCTCACTTGGCTCATCAGCTCAAGGCACCACCTGCAGAGGTCGGAATTCAGCAGGCAGCGATACGGTTCTCGCTGGGAGGATTTGGTCCCTTATGCTGGCTTAGTGCTCGACGGATTTCTGCTCCCTCAGATCGTTCTTAACGTCTGTCGGAACTCCAAAGATAAGATCCTGACGCCTTTCTTCTACGTCGGAATCACGATCACCCGAGCTTTGCCTCATCTGTACGACGCTTATCGCTCTCGCAGTTATAACCGTCGCATTGATTCATCGTACATCTACGCAAGTCCAGACGGAGATTTTTACTCGCTGGTGTGGGATGTCATCGTTCCTTGTGAAGGTTTGCTTTTTGCAGCGGCGATATACCTTCAGCAGCGGGTTGGTGGTTATTGTCTTCTTCCCCAAAGATTCAGAAAGCGTGTGGAGTACGAGGCAGTTTCAGTGGTTGCTCTTTAG